From Syntrophorhabdaceae bacterium, the proteins below share one genomic window:
- a CDS encoding NifU family protein produces MKEKVKAAIEKVRPFLQRDGGDIELIDVQDGIVKVKLQGACGSCPMSMMTLKMGVEKQLKEEIPEVKEVIAI; encoded by the coding sequence ATGAAGGAGAAAGTTAAGGCGGCAATAGAAAAGGTAAGGCCTTTTTTGCAGAGAGACGGCGGCGACATTGAGCTTATTGATGTACAGGATGGTATCGTGAAGGTAAAACTGCAGGGTGCATGCGGAAGCTGCCCGATGAGCATGATGACATTGAAGATGGGAGTGGAAAAACAGCTCAAAGAAGAGATACCGGAGGTAAAAGAGGTTATCGCCATATAG